A single genomic interval of Dromiciops gliroides isolate mDroGli1 chromosome 1, mDroGli1.pri, whole genome shotgun sequence harbors:
- the SLC7A4 gene encoding cationic amino acid transporter 4 has translation MAWGLPSAASLARLCQKLNRLKPLEDAMMETSLRRCLSTLDLALLGIGGMVGSGLYVLTGTVAKELAGPAVLISFAIAAVASLLAALCYAEFGARVPRTGSAYMFTYVSMGELWAFLIGWNVLLEYMIGGAAVARAWSAYLDSIFSHHIRNFTETHVGVWQVPFLARYPDFLAAGILLIAAAFVSCGARVSSWLNHIFSALSLGVIVFIVILGFVLAQPRNWSSQEGGFAPFGFSGILAGTATCFYAFVGFDVIAASSEEARNPKRAVPMAIAISLSLVAGVYILVSMVLTLMVPWHSLDPESALADAFYRRGYGWAGFIVAVGSICAMNTVLLSNLFSLPRIVYAMAADGLFFQVFAHVHPKTQVPVVAIVAFGSLMALLALILDLESLVQFLSIGTLLAYTFVAASIIILRFQRAPAPGSPPAPPSPGPPSKEYESFSDRLQLVGATQAETPEPGQLKLAWRPYLPFLSTHCGSGAAVTWALGGLMVSAIGLNCVLIFGDSPLHLPRWCSTFLLVLCSLVFLFSLLLLGVHQQQPSQDTFQIPWVPLTPALSILLNICLMLKLSYMTWLRFAIWLLVGLGVYFGYGIRHSKENVQDPPGSGSTRYVVFPSGSLEETVEAVQPPGQASSGPPASATASPGSSG, from the exons ATGGCGTGGGGGCTGCCCAGTGCCGCCAGCCTGGCCCGTCTCTGCCAGAAGCTCAACCGGTTGAAGCCATTGGAAGACGCCATGATGGAGACGTCCCTGAGGCGTTGCCTGTCTACGCTGGACCTGGCGCTGCTGGGCATTGGTGGCATGGTGGGCTCGGGGCTCTATGTGCTCACAGGCACCGTGGCCAAAGAGCTGGCCGGCCCAGCGGTGCTCATCTCCTTTGCGATCGCTGCCGTGGCCTCGCTGCTGGCGGCCCTGTGCTATGCGGAGTTTGGGGCCCGTGTGCCACGCACAGGCTCAGCCTACATGTTCACGTATGTGTCCATGGGCGAGCTCTGGGCCTTCCTCATTGGCTGGAACGTGCTCCTGGAGTACATGATCGGGGGCGCCGCCGTGGCACGGGCCTGGAGCGCTTACCTGGACTCCATCTTCAGCCACCACATCCGCAACTTCACAGAGACCCATGTGGGTGTGTGGCAGGTGCCCTTCCTCGCCCGCTACCCAGACTTCCTGGCCGCGGGCATCCTGCTGAtcgctgctgcctttgtgtcctgtgGGGCCCGTGTCTCCTCCTGGCTCAACCACATCTTCTCTGCCCTTAGCCTGGGCGTCATTGTCTTCATCGTCATCCTAGGCTTCGTGCTGGCCCAGCCCAGGAACTGGAGCTCGCAGGAGGGCGGCTTTGCCCCTTTCGGCTTCTCGGGCATCCTGGCAGGCACCGCCACCTGCTTTTACGCCTTCGTGGGCTTCGATGTCATCGCTGCCTCCAGCGAAGAGGCCAGGAACCCCAAACGGGCAGTGCCCATGGCCATCGCCATCTCCCTGAGCCTGGTGGCTGGCGTCTACATCCTGGTGTCCATGGTCCTGACCCTGATGGTGCCCTGGCACAGCCTGGACCCCGAGTCGGCCCTGGCCGACGCCTTCTACCGGCGTGGTTATGGCTGGGCAGGCTTCATTGTGGCCGTGGGATCCATTTGTG CTATGAACACTGTTCTGCTCAGCAATCTCTTCTCCCTGCCAAGAATCGTCTATGCCATGGCTGCAGATGGACTCTTCTTCCAGGTGTTTGCCCACGTGCACCCCAAGACCCAGGTGCCAGTAGTGGCTATAGTCGCGTTTGGAAGTCTTATGGCCCTGCTGGCCCTGATCTTAGACCTGGAGTCCCTGGTGCAGTTCTTGTCGATTGGGACACTGCTGGCCTATACCTTTGTGGCGGCCAGCATCATCATCCTTCGATTCCAGAGAGCCCCAGCCCCGGGATCCCCACCAGCCCCACCCAGCCCGGGCCCCCCCTCCAAGGAATACGAGTCCTTCTCTGAcaggctgcagctggtgggggccACTCAGGCCGAGACCCCGGAGCCGGGTCAACTCAAACTAGCCTGGCGGCCCTACCTGCCCTTTCTGAGCACGCACTGTGGCTCAGGGGCTGCTGTGACCTGGGCCCTGGGGGGACTCATGGTGTCTGCTATTGGGCTCAACTGCGTGCTTATCTTTGGGGATTCCCCCCTGCACCTGCCCCGCTGGTGCTCCACCTTCCTGCTGGTTCTCTGCAGCTTGGTCTTCCTGTTCAGCCTACTCCTCCTTGGTGTCCATCAGCAGCAGCCAAGCCAGGACACCTTCCAG ATCCCTTGGGTGCCCCTGACTCCGGCCCTGAGCATCCTTCTGAACATCTGTCTCATGCTGAAGCTGAGCTATATGACCTGGCTGCGCTTCGCTATCTGGTTGCTGGTAG gGCTCGGCGTCTACTTTGGCTATGGAATCAGGCACAGTAAGGAGAATGTGCAGGATCCTCCGGGCTCAGGCAGCACCCGCTACGTGGTATTCCCCAGTGGGAGCCTGGAGGAGACCGTCGAAGCAGTGCAGCCCCCAGGCCAGGCCAGCTCAGGACCTCCTGCCAGTGCCACCGCCAGCCCGGGGAGTAGCGGCTGA